From a region of the Flavobacterium sediminilitoris genome:
- a CDS encoding suppressor of fused domain protein, which produces MDKELYKKTFTEEDSVGWLSIDASLEKIYGKTEPRHYGPLCGLHYVAGGTDPIDGASIYDSEKQELHRHIISYGMSDLYYNEEKAGEEFSKWGFEFTFRLKPFEDDKNDPLWAVQVMNNLARYVYKSGNWFEENHFIPANGPIRLNTETKITGFVIALDPELGKINTPHGEVSFLQLVGITENEVEKLNANPTTTEVEKLILELKKDNPLLITDLNRK; this is translated from the coding sequence ATGGATAAAGAACTATATAAAAAAACATTTACTGAAGAAGATTCAGTAGGCTGGTTATCAATAGATGCTTCACTAGAAAAAATATACGGAAAAACAGAACCTCGACACTATGGTCCATTATGCGGACTTCACTATGTTGCAGGCGGAACTGATCCTATAGATGGTGCCAGCATTTATGATTCTGAAAAGCAAGAATTACATAGACACATCATTAGTTATGGAATGTCTGATTTATACTATAATGAAGAAAAAGCAGGCGAAGAATTTAGTAAATGGGGATTTGAATTTACTTTTAGATTAAAACCTTTTGAAGATGATAAAAATGATCCATTATGGGCTGTACAAGTCATGAACAATCTAGCACGATATGTTTATAAAAGTGGAAACTGGTTTGAAGAAAATCATTTTATTCCTGCAAACGGTCCAATAAGATTAAACACTGAAACAAAAATAACAGGTTTTGTAATAGCATTAGATCCTGAACTTGGAAAAATCAACACTCCTCATGGTGAAGTATCATTTCTGCAACTCGTAGGTATAACAGAAAATGAAGTAGAAAAACTAAATGCCAATCCAACAACAACCGAAGTAGAAAAACTCATATTGGAATTAAAAAAAGACAACCCATTACTAATAACCGATTTAAATAGAAAATAA